A stretch of DNA from Nitrospira sp.:
CCTCATGTCCTCGCTCAGTTGGGCAGCCGCCCCAGAGCCGGCCAATGATGAGCAGAAAACGTTGTACGCTCTGGGTGTCGCCATCAGTCAATCACTCACGCCATTCACCTTGAACGAATCGGAACTTGAATTCGTCAAATCCGGGCTTGCCGACGGAGTCTTGAAGCGATCGCAGAAGGTGGATCTGCAAGTGTACGGGCCGAAAATTCAGCAACTGCAGCAGGTTCGCTCCAATGCGTTGGCCGACATTGAGAAGAAAGCCGGGGCTGCATTCTTAACCAAAGCCGCGGCCGAACCTGGCGCCCACAAAACAGAGTCGGGCGCCATCGTCACGACCATCAAGGAAGGCAAGGGAGCGACCCCGAAGGCCGCAGATACGGTGAAGGTGCATTACCATGGCACCCTGATCGACGGGACGGTCTTCGATAGTTCCGTCAAACGGGGCGAACCGGCCACGTTCCCGTTGAACCAGGTCATCAAGTGCTGGACCGAAGCCGTGCAACTCATCAAGGTCGGCGGCAAGAGCAAGCTGGTCTGCCCGTCCGGCATCGCCTATGGCGACCGTGGGTCACCCCCAGTCATCAAGCCAGGAGCCACCTTGGTCTTTGAAGTGGAATTGCTTGATATCGTGAAGCAATAGCCTCGCGCATTCGGACGCATCCGTCGGTCATCGCTGGCGGATGCGTCTTCCATATTTTCCTTCCTCATCTCATTAAGTATTGTTCGGACCACGCCGATAAGGTACCAGAGCCGAGGGCGTGCGCCTGGATGCGCGA
This window harbors:
- a CDS encoding FKBP-type peptidyl-prolyl cis-trans isomerase, which produces MRHVTGAVSAVVLLMSSLSWAAAPEPANDEQKTLYALGVAISQSLTPFTLNESELEFVKSGLADGVLKRSQKVDLQVYGPKIQQLQQVRSNALADIEKKAGAAFLTKAAAEPGAHKTESGAIVTTIKEGKGATPKAADTVKVHYHGTLIDGTVFDSSVKRGEPATFPLNQVIKCWTEAVQLIKVGGKSKLVCPSGIAYGDRGSPPVIKPGATLVFEVELLDIVKQ